The following are encoded together in the Adhaeribacter arboris genome:
- a CDS encoding SHOCT domain-containing protein, giving the protein MNNENSTIRSLNELKTLFDSGAITAEEYDALKKRIIFGNSTPESPATEPVAPVVSSSPQSVNPIETKVIYPTRPETPEPPVATPPVVEQNTYDEEGESPMGVKPVPKKDWLLISLAVLGALLLLGLLAYQFFNKPQSERLTSKSGPDTEEVIPADVTQEDSPVDSTATFTDRADRIPVAGADSTATTPTASAPESANEVVTTPAEASNTAPTGLLTDKDEVIRKAQEQLNAYYNDMQSAPFEAANYFAPQVERYYTLTNTTPAAINENINTYHFPEFLNGQSSIQEGSMAVVSIGNNSYELTYLENGSAFRKSKNQKQETKAAVRVRFNPDFKITYFRQEQLLENRFITE; this is encoded by the coding sequence ATGAATAACGAAAATTCCACGATCCGATCGCTGAACGAACTTAAAACATTATTCGACTCGGGTGCCATTACGGCGGAGGAATACGATGCACTTAAGAAACGCATTATTTTTGGCAACTCTACTCCCGAATCGCCAGCAACGGAACCAGTAGCGCCGGTCGTATCTTCTTCGCCGCAATCGGTAAATCCCATTGAGACTAAAGTAATTTATCCTACCCGTCCGGAAACTCCCGAACCACCCGTAGCAACCCCGCCGGTTGTAGAACAAAATACCTATGACGAAGAAGGTGAGTCGCCGATGGGGGTAAAACCCGTTCCTAAAAAGGACTGGCTATTAATTTCGTTGGCTGTTTTAGGAGCTTTGTTATTACTGGGTTTGCTGGCGTATCAATTCTTTAATAAACCCCAATCGGAACGTTTAACCAGTAAATCGGGACCGGACACCGAAGAGGTAATACCCGCTGATGTTACCCAGGAAGATTCTCCTGTTGATTCAACGGCCACTTTCACCGACCGCGCCGATCGAATTCCGGTGGCCGGTGCCGATAGTACGGCTACTACGCCGACTGCTTCTGCTCCGGAATCTGCTAATGAGGTTGTAACAACACCTGCGGAAGCATCTAATACTGCCCCTACGGGATTGCTAACCGATAAAGATGAAGTTATCCGGAAGGCTCAGGAACAGTTAAATGCTTATTACAATGATATGCAGTCGGCGCCTTTTGAAGCAGCTAATTATTTTGCTCCGCAAGTGGAACGGTACTATACTTTAACGAACACTACTCCGGCAGCCATAAACGAAAATATAAATACGTACCACTTTCCGGAATTTTTAAACGGGCAAAGCAGCATTCAGGAAGGTTCTATGGCAGTAGTTAGTATTGGTAATAATAGTTACGAACTAACTTACCTGGAAAACGGATCGGCGTTCCGGAAATCAAAAAATCAAAAACAAGAAACAAAGGCAGCCGTGCGCGTTCGCTTTAACCCGGATTTTAAAATAACCTATTTCCGGCAAGAACAACTCCTAGAAAACCGGTTTATTACGGAGTAA